A window of the Microbulbifer aggregans genome harbors these coding sequences:
- a CDS encoding arylsulfatase encodes MYLSSLRGLLLVPIILMLIYHGAAQAQSKPNILVIWGDDIGFWNISFNNRGMLGYKTPNIDRIAKEGLSFTDYYGQQSCTAGRAAFTGGNVPIRTGMTKVGLPGAKEGWQETDVTIATVMKSQGYATGQFGKNHFGDRDEHLPTNHGFDVFFGNLYHLNAEEEPEHRDYPKNPEFRKKFGPRGVIRATADGKIEDTGPLTKKRMETVDEETLAEAMDFIRKQVDAGKPFFVWWNATRMHFPTYVKEDHKNLAGPQSNMYADGMVEHDRQVGQLLDLLDQLKIADNTIVYYSTDNGPHFNTWPDAGLTIFRGEKNSNWEGAYRVPAFARWPGKFPAGKTLNGIVSHEDWLPTFAAVAGNTKIKDQLLKGVNLNGRKYRNYIDGHNMLDYFTGKTDESPRKEFIYVNDDGQIVAMRYDGWKAVFLENRGQAFGVWMEPFTELRIPLIFNLRRDPMERAQHNANGYYNWLLERAFVLVPLQQMAATFLNTMKEYPPSQTPAAFNLKKIEEQLQKSIDAVGD; translated from the coding sequence ATGTACTTATCCTCGTTACGTGGGCTCTTGCTGGTGCCCATTATTTTGATGCTGATCTATCACGGTGCCGCACAGGCACAGTCAAAACCCAATATCCTTGTGATCTGGGGTGACGATATCGGCTTCTGGAATATCAGTTTCAATAACCGGGGCATGCTGGGCTACAAGACGCCCAATATCGACCGGATTGCTAAAGAAGGGCTGTCTTTTACCGACTATTACGGCCAGCAGTCCTGTACTGCCGGACGTGCCGCTTTTACCGGCGGCAACGTGCCGATTCGCACGGGGATGACGAAAGTTGGCCTGCCAGGCGCGAAAGAGGGATGGCAGGAAACCGATGTCACTATCGCCACCGTGATGAAGAGCCAGGGTTATGCCACCGGCCAGTTTGGTAAAAACCACTTTGGCGACCGGGACGAGCACCTGCCCACCAATCATGGCTTTGATGTCTTCTTCGGTAACCTCTACCACCTCAATGCGGAGGAGGAACCCGAGCACCGCGACTATCCGAAGAACCCGGAGTTCCGCAAGAAGTTCGGCCCCCGCGGCGTGATCAGGGCCACCGCAGACGGAAAAATTGAGGATACCGGCCCACTGACCAAGAAACGCATGGAAACCGTGGATGAGGAAACTCTCGCTGAAGCCATGGATTTCATCCGGAAGCAAGTTGATGCTGGAAAGCCTTTCTTTGTCTGGTGGAACGCCACCCGCATGCATTTCCCCACCTATGTCAAAGAAGATCACAAGAATCTTGCCGGCCCGCAAAGTAATATGTATGCCGACGGCATGGTCGAGCATGATCGGCAGGTGGGCCAGTTGCTGGACCTGTTGGATCAACTCAAGATTGCGGATAACACCATCGTCTATTACTCCACCGACAACGGCCCTCACTTCAATACCTGGCCTGATGCAGGTCTCACCATCTTCCGCGGTGAAAAGAACTCCAACTGGGAGGGGGCCTACCGGGTGCCGGCCTTCGCTCGCTGGCCCGGAAAATTTCCCGCAGGCAAGACGCTCAATGGCATCGTCAGCCATGAAGACTGGTTGCCGACGTTTGCCGCGGTGGCGGGCAACACCAAGATCAAGGATCAGTTGCTCAAGGGGGTCAACCTGAATGGCCGCAAGTACCGGAATTACATCGATGGCCACAACATGCTGGATTACTTTACCGGCAAGACAGACGAATCACCGCGTAAGGAGTTTATTTACGTCAATGACGACGGCCAGATTGTGGCGATGCGCTATGACGGCTGGAAAGCGGTATTTCTGGAAAATCGTGGCCAGGCCTTTGGCGTATGGATGGAGCCCTTCACGGAATTGCGTATTCCATTGATCTTCAACCTGCGTCGGGACCCGATGGAACGCGCCCAGCATAATGCCAACGGCTATTACAACTGGCTGCTTGAGCGGGCATTTGTCCTGGTGCCGTTACAGCAGATGGCGGCCACGTTCCTGAACACGATGAAGGAATACCCGCCGAGTCAGACGCCTGCAGCGTTCAATCTAAAGAAGATTGAGGAGCAATTGCAGAAGTCGATCGATGCTGTTGGGGACTAG
- a CDS encoding 2,4'-dihydroxyacetophenone dioxygenase family protein, which yields MALPSPINHQDFLLTIDTDKLPVIENVLPGVNIHPLFLDPENGVWVLRVLFAPGVTLPRHFHTGVVHLYTISGCWYYLEYPDQKQTAGSYLFEPGGSVHQLHTPETNVEPTDTIMVVYGVNINFDENDEFVNVMDAGWIEMMIQEAAKIQGIVPRYIKPKSGAGYSDE from the coding sequence ATGGCGCTACCATCACCGATAAACCATCAGGACTTCCTGCTCACTATCGATACGGACAAACTGCCCGTGATCGAGAATGTATTACCCGGGGTAAACATCCACCCATTGTTCCTCGACCCGGAAAATGGTGTCTGGGTATTACGTGTTCTCTTTGCTCCTGGGGTCACGCTGCCCAGACACTTTCACACGGGGGTTGTCCACCTCTACACCATCTCTGGCTGCTGGTACTACCTGGAATACCCGGATCAGAAGCAGACCGCCGGCAGCTACCTGTTTGAACCGGGCGGATCCGTTCATCAACTGCATACACCGGAAACCAATGTTGAGCCGACGGATACGATAATGGTGGTCTATGGGGTCAACATCAACTTCGATGAGAATGATGAGTTCGTGAACGTGATGGATGCAGGCTGGATAGAAATGATGATTCAGGAGGCCGCCAAGATCCAGGGCATCGTACCCCGCTACATCAAGCCGAAATCCGGTGCCGGTTATTCCGACGAATAA
- a CDS encoding cation diffusion facilitator family transporter — MAQGSKKAVLYAICVNGIVTVLKGMAALATHSASMMNEAVHSLMDTLNQVFLLVGLIRGGRPADQTYAFGHGQKKYLWNLWSAIGLFSIGCGLGLAHAWHAWHQVGVVERPTSVSVLGLDIAPIWISAVVLFIALVLEAYVLYVAAKEFLSRMRAAGLRNPFRYLRQADDPTLIAVLLEDSIAVTGVLLAATGITMTQLTGDKSWDIGFSVIIALMLGVTAIFLGMINMRLLTSIRDVGAEEAFQDICKGHPEIERFHDVRSIIVDETHTVVVAEVELREERLVGDLRKRIDAHEEALLSRVPEERLTHQVREYVETRAVIQATLERTERVIDELEKELKERCPQVFHLTVEVEGIAPSPELDSPEELLS; from the coding sequence ATGGCCCAAGGTTCAAAGAAAGCGGTTCTCTACGCCATCTGTGTGAATGGCATTGTCACTGTCCTGAAAGGAATGGCGGCACTCGCCACGCACTCGGCATCGATGATGAACGAGGCGGTGCACAGCCTGATGGACACCCTCAATCAGGTGTTCCTGCTGGTGGGATTGATTCGTGGCGGGCGCCCGGCGGATCAGACTTATGCGTTCGGCCACGGCCAGAAGAAATACCTGTGGAACCTGTGGAGTGCGATCGGTCTCTTTTCCATCGGTTGCGGGCTCGGCCTCGCCCACGCCTGGCATGCATGGCACCAGGTAGGGGTGGTCGAGCGGCCGACTTCTGTGTCGGTGCTGGGGCTCGATATTGCACCAATCTGGATCTCCGCCGTGGTGCTGTTTATCGCCCTGGTCCTTGAGGCATACGTGCTGTACGTGGCGGCAAAGGAGTTCCTCTCGCGTATGCGCGCTGCCGGACTCCGCAATCCCTTTCGCTATCTGCGACAGGCCGATGATCCAACCCTGATTGCGGTGCTGCTGGAAGACAGTATCGCGGTCACCGGGGTGTTGCTGGCTGCAACCGGTATCACCATGACCCAGCTGACTGGCGACAAGAGCTGGGACATCGGCTTCTCGGTGATCATTGCATTGATGCTGGGCGTCACCGCGATCTTCCTCGGCATGATCAATATGCGCCTCCTGACCAGTATCCGCGATGTGGGCGCTGAGGAAGCCTTCCAGGATATCTGCAAGGGGCATCCGGAGATCGAGCGCTTCCACGATGTACGCTCGATCATCGTCGACGAGACCCATACGGTGGTGGTCGCTGAGGTGGAGCTGCGGGAGGAGCGCCTCGTTGGCGACCTGCGCAAGCGCATCGACGCCCACGAGGAAGCGTTGTTGTCGCGGGTGCCCGAGGAACGCCTGACCCATCAGGTGCGGGAATATGTGGAGACCCGGGCGGTGATCCAGGCGACTCTGGAGCGGACCGAGCGGGTGATCGATGAGCTGGAGAAGGAGCTCAAGGAGCGCTGCCCGCAGGTATTTCACCTGACAGTGGAGGTGGAGGGAATCGCGCCGTCTCCTGAGCTGGATAGCCCTGAAGAGTTGTTATCTTGA
- a CDS encoding SDR family NAD(P)-dependent oxidoreductase, whose amino-acid sequence MTDGGHALISGAGSGLGFGIALRLLRRGCRVSILDLKLDSGRHQQLVSAAKAGKSQWQFFIAEITELDQVRQAISTAVEHYGPPFLALNCAGILVNRAFTDLEPDDFHRVLDVNLNGSFHFAHAALPHLQPGARLALVASLAGLTSNYGYAAYGASKFGVVGLATTLRFELQPQGIQVSCICPAEIRTPMVAREKRDAHPVSLELRKVAGSMDVDSACDQILRGLDAGKWMIIPGVRPRLLALFNRILPGTFYRICSLLLHRSLRRLDTNAKLQRKTPAVSGR is encoded by the coding sequence ATGACTGACGGGGGTCACGCCCTGATTAGCGGGGCTGGTAGCGGTCTTGGCTTCGGGATCGCACTGCGACTGCTACGCCGGGGGTGCCGGGTTTCAATTCTCGACCTGAAACTCGACTCCGGCCGGCATCAACAATTAGTGAGCGCGGCAAAAGCTGGAAAAAGCCAGTGGCAATTTTTCATTGCCGAAATCACTGAGCTCGACCAGGTGCGGCAAGCCATTTCCACAGCAGTGGAACATTACGGTCCCCCATTTCTAGCGCTGAACTGCGCCGGCATCCTGGTCAACCGGGCGTTTACCGACCTGGAGCCAGACGACTTCCACCGGGTGCTAGACGTAAACCTGAATGGCAGTTTCCATTTTGCCCATGCGGCATTACCCCATCTGCAACCTGGTGCACGTCTGGCCCTGGTCGCCTCACTGGCCGGCCTCACCAGCAACTACGGTTATGCCGCCTACGGTGCTTCCAAGTTTGGGGTGGTGGGTCTCGCAACCACTCTGCGCTTCGAGCTGCAGCCACAGGGTATTCAGGTGAGCTGTATCTGCCCTGCTGAAATCCGGACCCCCATGGTGGCGCGGGAGAAACGGGATGCACACCCGGTTTCCCTCGAACTGCGCAAAGTGGCCGGCTCTATGGATGTGGATTCGGCCTGCGATCAGATACTGAGAGGGTTGGACGCGGGCAAGTGGATGATCATCCCCGGTGTTCGGCCCAGGTTGTTAGCTTTATTCAATCGTATCCTGCCCGGGACTTTCTACCGCATCTGTTCGCTGCTCCTGCATCGTTCACTGCGCCGACTGGATACGAATGCAAAACTACAAAGGAAAACGCCCGCAGTGAGCGGGCGTTGA
- a CDS encoding arylsulfatase: MKALRFTLIFCLLMIGCAEKGDAEQKAVSNSRPAPSAQEQENTNAAEAQQASASKESPAGTQRDEPVTPAKPVKGGKPNILVIWGDDIGWTNLSAYEQGVMGYRTPNIDRIANEGAIFTDHYAQPSCTAGRAAFITGQYPIRSGMTTVGQPGDSLGLQKESPSLAAVLKKVGYRTGHFGKNHLGDRNEHLPTAHGFDEFFGNLYHLNTQEESEQRDYQNFGKAFSGDLETYEKQFGTRGVIHSIATDEMDDTEDPRFGVVGKQKIEDTGPLTQKRMHNFDSEEVIPRALKFMEQANDAGEPFFVWLNTSRMHLYTRIDDKWLREVEKYTSEADYHGAGMLQHDHDIGLVLDWLDDKGLADSTIVIYSTDNGPEHSSWPHGATTPFRGEKMTTYEGGVRVPMMARWPGRIPAGRELNGIQGHQDLFTTLATAAGVNDVAEQMLQEKKQYIDGVNNLPYWTGEVEESARNHIFYYYESKLTAVRMGPWKFHFSTKEDYYANVIPRTVPLVFNLRMDPYESYFSKDSYGHLMQKVSWLIQPMGVLMQQHLQSLKEYPPVQGGKSFDMSNVVEEFINKSKQ; the protein is encoded by the coding sequence GTGAAAGCGTTACGTTTCACATTGATTTTCTGTCTGCTCATGATCGGCTGCGCGGAGAAAGGCGACGCCGAACAGAAAGCAGTGAGCAACAGCCGCCCTGCCCCGAGCGCTCAGGAACAAGAGAATACAAATGCAGCTGAGGCGCAGCAGGCGAGCGCAAGCAAGGAGAGCCCTGCAGGCACCCAGCGCGATGAGCCAGTCACCCCGGCCAAACCGGTGAAGGGAGGCAAACCCAATATCCTCGTGATCTGGGGTGACGATATCGGCTGGACCAACCTATCTGCCTATGAACAGGGTGTCATGGGATACCGGACCCCCAACATCGACCGTATTGCCAATGAGGGCGCGATATTCACCGATCATTATGCACAACCCTCCTGTACCGCGGGACGGGCAGCATTCATTACCGGGCAGTACCCCATCCGTTCCGGCATGACCACAGTCGGCCAGCCCGGAGACAGCCTGGGCCTGCAAAAGGAGTCGCCAAGCCTGGCGGCAGTGCTGAAGAAAGTCGGTTATCGAACCGGACACTTCGGCAAGAACCACCTGGGGGATCGCAACGAGCACCTGCCGACAGCGCATGGCTTTGACGAATTCTTTGGCAACCTGTACCACCTCAACACCCAGGAAGAATCAGAACAACGTGACTACCAGAATTTCGGCAAGGCATTTTCCGGTGACCTGGAAACCTACGAGAAACAATTTGGCACCCGTGGAGTCATCCATTCGATCGCCACTGATGAAATGGACGATACAGAAGACCCGCGTTTTGGCGTAGTAGGGAAACAAAAGATCGAGGATACCGGACCATTGACCCAGAAGCGGATGCACAACTTTGACAGTGAAGAGGTCATCCCGCGCGCACTGAAGTTCATGGAACAAGCGAACGATGCCGGGGAGCCGTTCTTTGTCTGGTTGAACACCAGCCGTATGCATCTCTATACCCGCATCGATGACAAGTGGTTACGTGAGGTCGAGAAGTACACCAGCGAGGCCGATTACCACGGCGCGGGTATGCTGCAGCACGATCACGATATCGGTCTGGTACTGGACTGGCTCGATGACAAAGGGCTGGCCGATAGCACTATCGTCATTTACAGCACTGACAACGGGCCCGAGCACTCCAGCTGGCCCCATGGCGCTACCACCCCCTTCCGGGGCGAAAAGATGACCACTTACGAGGGCGGTGTTCGCGTACCCATGATGGCGCGCTGGCCGGGAAGAATCCCCGCTGGCAGAGAGCTGAACGGTATTCAGGGGCACCAGGACCTGTTTACAACCCTGGCCACCGCCGCCGGTGTCAACGATGTCGCTGAGCAGATGCTTCAGGAAAAGAAACAGTATATCGATGGTGTGAACAACCTCCCCTACTGGACGGGTGAGGTGGAAGAGTCCGCCCGCAACCACATCTTTTATTACTACGAGAGCAAGCTTACTGCAGTACGCATGGGGCCCTGGAAATTCCACTTTTCCACCAAGGAAGACTACTACGCCAACGTGATACCACGGACAGTACCGCTGGTATTCAATCTCCGAATGGACCCCTATGAAAGCTACTTCTCCAAGGACTCCTACGGGCACCTGATGCAGAAGGTCTCGTGGCTGATCCAGCCCATGGGTGTACTGATGCAGCAGCACTTGCAGTCTCTGAAAGAGTACCCCCCCGTACAGGGTGGCAAGAGCTTCGACATGTCCAATGTGGTTGAGGAGTTTATCAACAAGTCCAAGCAGTAA
- a CDS encoding zinc-binding dehydrogenase: protein MSTMQSVVLRSGKIQLEKAEMPTPGPGQVLVKSLACGICGSDLHLTRHTEDVLNLYKSLGLMDPDQSNDVGIMLGHEFSGEVVEYGPETEGKLPIGTRITSAPVLMTMNGAGIGVTPGINGAYSEYFLVDEDLMLELPEGVSPEAAATTEPLAVGLHSVNRSAITPEDVALVAGCGPIGLATIAALQMRGIKHIIASDPQDSSRQLALEFGATQAVNPKDDDEVKLASSLLEDGRLVIFECVGIHQLLRNFIERAPQKACLVITGVHTTETQVNFAFATVKELDIIFSYYYSPEEFAECLKAIADGKFNWRAMLTGKVGIDGVEQAFETLMQPNSHVKVIIEPWRKGELETTSKRG, encoded by the coding sequence ATGAGCACCATGCAATCCGTCGTTTTACGCAGCGGCAAGATTCAGCTGGAAAAAGCGGAGATGCCAACTCCGGGGCCAGGACAAGTATTGGTCAAGTCCCTCGCCTGTGGCATCTGCGGTTCCGATCTTCACTTGACTCGCCACACAGAAGACGTCCTGAACCTTTACAAAAGCCTCGGTCTTATGGATCCCGACCAGAGCAATGATGTAGGGATCATGCTTGGGCATGAATTCAGTGGTGAAGTCGTGGAGTACGGCCCAGAAACAGAGGGCAAACTGCCAATTGGTACACGCATTACCAGTGCACCTGTTCTGATGACGATGAATGGAGCGGGTATCGGCGTCACTCCGGGGATTAATGGTGCCTACTCTGAGTATTTTCTTGTTGATGAAGACTTGATGTTGGAGCTTCCAGAAGGTGTTTCTCCCGAAGCCGCAGCCACGACGGAACCTCTAGCGGTTGGACTGCACTCGGTTAATCGATCGGCAATCACCCCAGAGGACGTCGCCCTCGTTGCCGGATGCGGTCCCATCGGACTTGCCACCATCGCTGCACTGCAGATGCGCGGTATCAAACACATTATCGCTTCCGACCCCCAGGATTCCTCCCGCCAACTGGCGCTCGAATTCGGTGCAACACAGGCCGTCAACCCCAAGGACGACGATGAAGTCAAACTCGCTTCATCGCTCCTTGAGGATGGACGCCTGGTAATTTTCGAGTGCGTCGGTATTCACCAGCTGCTCAGGAATTTCATTGAGCGGGCACCACAGAAAGCGTGCCTGGTCATCACTGGCGTCCATACGACGGAAACTCAGGTCAATTTCGCCTTTGCGACGGTAAAGGAGCTGGACATCATTTTCTCCTATTACTACTCACCCGAGGAATTCGCCGAATGCCTCAAAGCCATTGCCGACGGCAAGTTTAACTGGCGCGCAATGTTAACCGGCAAGGTTGGCATCGACGGCGTGGAGCAGGCCTTTGAAACCCTGATGCAGCCGAATTCCCACGTCAAGGTGATCATAGAGCCCTGGCGTAAGGGAGAGCTGGAGACAACATCCAAGCGCGGGTAA
- a CDS encoding NAD-dependent malic enzyme, whose protein sequence is MTNEDKRPLYIPHAGPSLLEMPLLNKGSAFTRKERLEFNLVGLLPNNVESIEEQTRRAYHQYQQCKTDLDRHIYLRGIQDDNETLFFRLIEEHIEEMLPIIYTPTVGKACEEFSNIYRNHRGLFVSYADREHMDDILRSATKDNVKVIVVTDGERILGLGDQGIGGMGIPIGKLSLYTACGGISPAYTLPVTLDVGTNNRTLLNDPMYMGWRHERISQEEYDEFVGEFIAAVKRRWPKVLVQFEDFAQTNAMPLLEKYRDELCCFNDDIQGTAAVCLGTVLAACKAKDEKLSEQRVMVVGAGSAGCGIAEQIVMAMVGEGLSEEQARERLLMFDRYGLVTSDMKGLHNFQSRLAQNPDKYPGVSEWDLLQLVKNTKPTIMIGVSGQGGLFTQEVIEALHAGCPRPLVLPLSNPTSRAEATPQEILTWTQGEALVATGSPFAPVELDGKVYPIAQCNNVYIFPGVGLGVIAAGANRVTDNMLMAASNALAEHAPVVKKGEGAMLPDLNNIREITKYIALKVGLQAQEDGVAPGVTEEKLEAAIERNFWYPGYRKYRRRSY, encoded by the coding sequence ATGACCAACGAAGATAAACGCCCCCTTTATATCCCCCACGCCGGCCCGTCACTGCTGGAAATGCCGCTGCTCAACAAGGGCAGCGCTTTTACCCGCAAGGAGCGCCTCGAGTTCAATCTGGTGGGCTTGTTGCCCAACAACGTCGAGTCTATTGAAGAGCAGACGCGCCGCGCTTACCACCAGTACCAGCAGTGCAAGACGGACCTGGATCGCCACATCTACCTGCGCGGTATCCAGGACGACAACGAGACGCTGTTCTTCCGCCTGATCGAGGAGCACATCGAGGAGATGTTGCCGATCATCTATACCCCCACCGTGGGCAAGGCGTGTGAGGAGTTTTCCAATATCTACCGCAACCATCGCGGCCTGTTCGTGTCCTACGCAGATCGCGAGCATATGGACGATATCCTGCGCAGCGCCACCAAGGACAACGTCAAGGTGATCGTGGTCACCGACGGCGAGCGTATTCTCGGCCTGGGCGACCAGGGCATTGGCGGTATGGGTATCCCCATCGGCAAGCTGTCCCTCTACACCGCCTGCGGAGGTATCAGCCCGGCGTATACACTGCCCGTGACGCTGGATGTGGGCACCAATAACCGCACCTTGCTCAACGACCCCATGTATATGGGCTGGCGCCACGAGCGTATTTCCCAGGAAGAGTACGACGAGTTCGTGGGCGAGTTTATCGCCGCGGTGAAGCGCCGCTGGCCGAAAGTGCTGGTGCAGTTTGAGGACTTCGCCCAGACCAATGCCATGCCGCTGCTGGAAAAGTACCGCGACGAACTCTGCTGCTTCAATGACGATATCCAGGGTACGGCGGCGGTCTGTCTGGGGACCGTGCTCGCGGCCTGCAAAGCCAAGGATGAGAAGCTGAGCGAACAGCGGGTGATGGTGGTCGGCGCCGGATCTGCCGGCTGCGGTATCGCCGAACAGATTGTGATGGCCATGGTAGGCGAGGGTCTCTCCGAGGAGCAGGCCCGCGAACGTCTTTTGATGTTCGACCGTTACGGTCTCGTCACCAGTGACATGAAGGGCCTGCACAATTTCCAGTCGCGCCTGGCACAGAATCCGGATAAGTACCCCGGCGTGAGTGAGTGGGATCTGCTGCAGCTGGTGAAGAACACCAAGCCCACCATCATGATCGGCGTTTCCGGTCAGGGCGGCCTGTTTACTCAGGAGGTGATTGAAGCCCTGCACGCTGGCTGCCCGCGCCCGCTGGTACTGCCGCTCTCGAACCCGACCTCCCGTGCCGAGGCCACGCCCCAGGAGATCCTGACCTGGACGCAGGGTGAAGCACTGGTGGCCACCGGCAGTCCCTTTGCCCCGGTGGAGCTGGATGGCAAGGTCTATCCCATTGCGCAATGCAACAACGTCTATATCTTCCCGGGTGTGGGTCTCGGCGTGATCGCCGCCGGTGCAAACCGCGTGACGGACAATATGCTGATGGCTGCGTCCAATGCGCTGGCCGAGCATGCGCCAGTGGTGAAGAAAGGGGAGGGTGCGATGCTGCCCGATCTGAACAACATCCGCGAGATCACCAAGTACATCGCACTCAAGGTCGGCCTGCAGGCGCAGGAGGATGGAGTGGCCCCCGGGGTGACCGAGGAAAAGCTCGAGGCGGCCATTGAGCGGAACTTCTGGTATCCGGGTTATCGAAAATACCGTCGCCGTTCCTACTGA
- a CDS encoding arylsulfatase, giving the protein MSTSKTADVAGSKPNILLIVSDDTGWGDLGPYGGGEGRGMPTPNIDQMAAEGMTFFSFYAQPSCTPGRAAIQTGRIPNRSGMTTVAFQGQGGGLPKAEWTLGSVLKNAGYQTYFTGKWHLGESDYALPNAQGYEVMEHAFLYHANAYTYGDPTWFPDMDPKLRAMFDKVTKGSLSGKAGETAKQDWKVNGQYVNTPDKGVVGLPFLDDYIEKSGISFLEQAAKNPDKPFFININFMKNHQPNMPAPEFKHKSMSKSKYADAVVELDTRIGRVLDKLRELGLEKNTLVFYTVDNGAWQDVFPDAGYTPFRGTKGTVREGGNLVPAIAMWKGKVPAGVKNHDITGGLDLMATFASLAGVDLPSNDREGQPIYFDSYDMSPILTGSGKSKRTSWFYFTEDELSPGAARVGNYKAVFNLRGDDGAHTGGLAVDSNLGWKGPKKYVATVPQVFDLWQDPQERYDLFMNNFTERTWTMVTISQEVENLMKTYVKYPPRKLQSETYTGPITITNYQRYEWVRKQLEKEGVKIPMPTGN; this is encoded by the coding sequence ATGTCAACGTCCAAAACGGCAGATGTCGCCGGCTCAAAACCCAATATCCTGCTGATCGTTTCGGATGACACTGGCTGGGGAGATCTCGGCCCCTATGGGGGCGGTGAGGGCCGCGGCATGCCCACACCCAATATCGATCAGATGGCAGCCGAAGGCATGACATTCTTCTCTTTCTATGCCCAGCCCAGCTGTACGCCCGGCCGCGCGGCAATCCAGACAGGGCGCATTCCGAACCGTAGCGGCATGACGACAGTGGCTTTCCAGGGTCAGGGGGGAGGCCTGCCAAAGGCCGAGTGGACTCTGGGCTCGGTACTCAAAAATGCGGGCTACCAGACCTATTTCACCGGCAAGTGGCATCTGGGGGAGTCAGACTACGCGCTGCCCAATGCCCAGGGCTATGAGGTCATGGAACACGCCTTCCTCTATCACGCCAACGCCTACACCTACGGCGACCCGACCTGGTTTCCGGACATGGACCCGAAGCTGCGCGCCATGTTCGACAAGGTGACCAAGGGCTCCCTTTCAGGTAAGGCCGGCGAAACGGCCAAACAGGACTGGAAAGTGAATGGCCAGTATGTGAACACTCCCGATAAAGGTGTCGTAGGGCTGCCCTTTCTGGACGACTATATCGAGAAGTCCGGTATCAGCTTTCTGGAGCAGGCGGCAAAAAATCCGGACAAGCCGTTCTTCATCAATATCAACTTCATGAAGAACCACCAGCCGAACATGCCGGCACCGGAGTTCAAGCACAAGTCGATGTCCAAATCCAAGTATGCCGATGCCGTCGTGGAACTGGATACGCGGATTGGGCGTGTGCTGGACAAGCTGCGCGAACTGGGCCTCGAGAAGAATACGCTAGTCTTCTATACCGTCGACAACGGCGCCTGGCAGGATGTGTTTCCGGATGCCGGCTATACGCCCTTCCGCGGTACCAAGGGAACCGTGCGCGAGGGGGGCAACCTGGTCCCGGCGATAGCAATGTGGAAAGGAAAAGTCCCGGCCGGCGTCAAGAATCACGATATCACCGGCGGCCTCGACCTGATGGCAACCTTCGCCTCCCTGGCTGGTGTGGATCTACCAAGCAACGACCGCGAGGGACAGCCGATCTACTTCGACAGTTATGACATGTCGCCCATCCTGACTGGTTCAGGTAAGTCGAAGCGCACCTCCTGGTTCTACTTTACCGAGGATGAACTGAGCCCCGGTGCCGCCCGGGTCGGCAATTACAAGGCGGTCTTCAATCTGCGCGGGGACGATGGCGCCCACACCGGAGGTCTGGCGGTGGACAGCAACCTGGGCTGGAAAGGCCCGAAGAAATATGTGGCCACCGTACCGCAGGTTTTTGATCTCTGGCAGGACCCGCAGGAACGCTACGATCTTTTCATGAATAACTTCACCGAGCGCACCTGGACCATGGTCACCATCAGTCAGGAAGTGGAGAATCTGATGAAGACCTATGTCAAGTACCCTCCGCGGAAGCTCCAGAGTGAAACCTACACCGGCCCCATCACCATCACCAACTATCAACGTTATGAGTGGGTTCGAAAACAGCTGGAAAAGGAAGGCGTCAAGATTCCCATGCCAACTGGCAACTAG